In a single window of the Rhodamnia argentea isolate NSW1041297 chromosome 2, ASM2092103v1, whole genome shotgun sequence genome:
- the LOC115739539 gene encoding E3 ubiquitin-protein ligase UPL2-like isoform X2, producing MASLRSSVPSRLRQLLSGETAIGPSVRMDSETPPKVKSFIDKVIQSPLQDIAIPLSGFNWEYDKGNFHHWRPLFLHFDTYFKTYLSCRNDLLLSDKMGEEESPFPKLEVLQILRVMQIILENCHNKNSFEGLEHFKLLLSSTDPEILIATLETLSALVKINPSKLHGSGKSVGCSSVNGYLLSLAQGWGSKEEGLGLYSCVVANERLQEEGLCLFPSEADNEYDKSQYRLGSTLYFELNGVYSQSEGSSGHTPNSSSRVVHIPDLHLRKEDDLVLMKQCIQQYDVSPDLRFALLTRIRYAHAFRSARTCRLYSRICLLAFIVLVQSNDAHDELASFFANEPEYTNELIRIVRSEESIPGTIRTLAMLALGAQLAAYISSHERARILSGSSLSFTATHRTILLNVLQKAVLSLNGSGDPSSLAFVEALLQFYMLNIVSSSTQGNNIRGWGMLPTFLPLLKDSYPSHMHLVCLAVKTIQKLMDYSSSAVSHFRELGGVELLVQRLQLEVTRVIGLMGGNDESVVVGECSRNSDDLLNTQKRLIKVLLKALGSATYSPTNPTRSQNTQDTSLAVTLSHIFGNVEKFGGDIYHSAVTLMSEIIHKDPTCLSTLFEMGLPDSFISSVVAGVIPSAKALTCIPNGLGAICLNTKGVDAVKETSALRFLVDIFTSKKYVVAMNEAIVPLANAVEELLRHVSSLRSDGVDIIIEIVHKISSSRESSCLGASGKLSGTAAMDMDAEYKETDGACCLVGSVDLAAEGISDEQFVQLCVFHLMVLVHRTMENSETCRLFVEKSGIDALLKLLLQPSIAQSSEGMSIALHSTMVFKGFTQHHSAPLARAFCSALREHLKKALAGFTAFSGSFLLDPRMSLDEGVFSSLSLVEFLLFLAASKDNRWVTALLTEFANGSRDVLEDIGRVHREVMWQISLLEDAKLEMEETAGTSTELPQPEGNSNETEEQRFNSFRQFLDPLFRRRSSGWSMESQFFDLINLYRDLGRATSFHQRVSTDGPTSLRSGSTSQTHHSDSLDAAGKKELDKQRSYYASCCDMVRSLSFHMTHLFQELGKVMLLPSRRREDTVNITPSSKAVASTFASISLDHMNFGSRINPSGSESSVSTKCRYFGKVIDFIDAILMDRQDSCNPVLLNCLYGHGVIQSVLTTFEATSQLLFAVNKAPASPMETDDGNVKQEKEDTENLWIYGPLASNGKLMDHLVTSSSILSPFTKHLLTQPLTSGEVPFPRDAETFVKVLHSMVLKAVLPLWTHPQFTDCSNDFLATVISIIRHIFSGVEVKNVNSSASSRISGPPPSESTISTIVEMGFSRPRAEEALRQVGSNSVELAMEWLFSHPEETQEDDELARALAMSLGNSESDTKEDASSDGARQLEAETVHLPAVEELLSTCVKLLQMKESLAFPVHDLLMTISSQNEGQYRSSIVSFVIDQLKNCGSVSDSGHNTLLSALFHVLALILHEDVAAREIALTNGLVELASNLLDTWCSVPEDKEKCQVPKWVTAAFLAVDRLLQVDNKLSTEILDQLKKDDVSFQQASISIDDDKKSKLPPALGLSAKHVDIHDQKRLIEIACSYIRNQLPPETTHAVLQLCATLTRTHSVAVSFLDAGGLNLLFSLPTHSLFSGFDNVAATIICHVLEDPQTLQQAMESEIRHSLMAAANRHSNGRVTARNFLLNLTSVISRDPVVFMQAVQAVCRVEMVGERPYVVLLKDRDKDKSKDKEREKEKEKPQANDGKLSLGKLPDSNSKSAKAHRRYPQSFVSVIELLLELICTFEPPSQDEGTQSAPSSTDMDIDVAAVKGKGKAVVNAVDESEASNVEASVSIAKVVFVLKLMTEILLMYPTSVQVLLRKYADLISCRGPHQKVCGGGIYSHVLRKFLPCAKASKKDKKIDGDWRHKLSSRASQFLVASCVRSAEARRRVFTEITYIFNDFVDTSKDCRSTGSEMQVFVDLLNDVLAARSPTGSYISSEASATFVDVGLVKSLTQFLKVLDLDHADSPKVVTGLIKALELVSKEHVHSVDPTTGKGESSPKASDPNQSGQTDNNGVASESMEAAFPSNHEPLAADNADHSNTLQTFGGSEAVTDDMEHDQDLDEGSAPVSEDDYMHESSEEARGLENGIDTVGIRFEIQPHVQENIDEDEDDDDEEMSGDDGDEVDEDDDEDDEDHNDLEEDEVHHLPHPDTDQDEHDMDDDDDFDEEVLEEDDEDDEDDEDGVILRLEEGINGINVFDHIEVLGRNHTFPNETLHLMPVELFGSRRHGRTTSIYNLLGRGGSTAAPSRHPLLTRPTSSLHLSSQRHSESVADIVFSDRNTEGSSTRLDSVFRSLRSGRHGHRLNLWVDENQQTSGSGAAMIPQGLEELLVSQLRRPTAENPSEQNTVAELQHGGEVTRQQESEGRPDIAVEGHANDEHGDVPPTEMTEGSENADMGNARGESMQEPDASATRTQPVEMQFEHSDAIVRDVEAVSQESGGSGATLGESLRSLDVEIGSADGQDDGGERQGGAERIALGDPQAARSRRINVSIGNSATASARETSLDRVTEVPENSQEAEHDGPSTEQQINSDAVSGSIDPAFLDALPEELRAEVLSAQQGQVAQPASAEPQNTGDIDPEFLAALPPDIRAEVLAQQQAQRLHQSQELEGQPVEMDTVSIIATFPSELREEVLLTSSDAILANLTPALVAEANMLRERFANRYHNRTLFGMYPRSRRGESSRRTEGSGSSIERIGGGIGSRRSLGAKLVEADGAPLVDTEALQSMIRLLRVVQPLYKGQLQRLLLNLCAHSDTRTALVKILMGMLMLDTRKPMDGLNAPEASFRLYACQNNVMYSRPQSLDGVPPLVSRRVLETMTYLARNHPFVAKILLQLKLSCQVHPECSDQSRGKAVMVMEEENQNQDECLPIELLLRLLNQPLYLRSIAHLEQLLSLLEVIVDNAERKQSSPEKSAVSGTVSSMPEVPTLDTTHTESVAMSPGVGVTSVKIDSEKPSTSAEKDENDAHSILANLPQTELCLLCSLLAKEGLSDNAYGLVAEVVKKLVVAAPTHCHLFITELANAVQSLTKSAMNELHVFGEAIKALLSITSSEGAAILRVLQALSSLVATLRDKEKDQQTQALPEEYAAALSQVSDINSALEPLWLELSACISKIETYSESSLDSHAPGKISKSVQSSMTTPLPAGTQNVLPYIESFFVVAEKLHPGQTGPGHDLGMAAVSEVDDVGTSTGQHKALYTSGRTDEKHVAFVKFSERHRKLLNAFIRQNPGLLEKSFALLLKVPRFIDFDNKRAHFRSKIKHQHDHHHSPLRISVRRAYILEDSYNQLRLRSTQDLKGRLTVHFQGEEGIDAGGLTREWYQLLSRVIFDKGALLFTTVGNESTFQPNPNSVYQTEHLSYFKFVGRVVGKALFDGQLLDVHFTRSFYKHILGAKVTYHDIEAIDPHYFKNLKWMLENDITDVLDLTFSIDADEEKLILYERTEVTDHELIPNGRNTKVTEENKHQYVDLVAEHRLTTAIRPQINAFMEGFKELIPRDLISIFNDKEFELLISGLPDIDLDDLRANTEYSGYSAASPVIQWFWEVVHGFSKEDKARLLQFVTGTSKVPLEGFSALQGISGCQKFQIHKAYGSPDHLPSAHTCFNQLDLPEYPSKEHLEERLLLAIHEANEGFGFG from the exons ATGGCGTCCCTAAGATCGAGCGTGCCTTCGAGGCTTCGGCAACTCTTGTCTGGCGAGACTGCCATCGGTCCCTCCGTTAGGATGGATTCCGAGACC CCTCCCAAGGTCAAATCATTCATTGACAAAGTCATCCAAAGTCCACTACAAGATATAGCAATTCCCCTTTCTGGTTTCAATTGGGAGTATGATAAG GGAAATTTCCATCACTGGAGGCCGCTGTTTCTTCATTTTGACACATATTTCAAGACTTATCTGTCCTGTAGGAATGACCTCCTTTTGTCGGATAAGATGGGAGAAGAAGAAAGTCCTTTTCCAAAACTTGAAGTTTTGCAGATTTTGCGAGTGATGCAAATAATACTAGAGAACTGTCacaacaaaaattcgtttgaggGATTAGAG CACTTCAAGCTCCTACTCTCATCAACTGATCCTGAAATCCTGATAGCCACATTAGAAACTTTATCTGCACTTGTAAAAATAAATCCATCTAAGCTCCATGGCAGTGGGAAGTCAGTTGGATGCAGCTCGGTAAATGGCTATCTCCTATCTCTGGCACAGGGGTGGGGCAGCAAAGAAGAGGGCTTGGGTTTATATTCATGTGTTGTAGCAAATGAGAGATTGCAAGAGGAAGGACTTTGTTTATTTCCATCAGAAGCGGACAATGAATATGACAAGTCTCAATATCGGCTGGGCTCCACCCTCTACTTTGAGCTAAATGGTGTCTATTCCCAAAGTGAGGGATCAAGCGGTCACACTCCCAATTCTAGTTCCAGAGTTGTACATATTCCAGATCTTCATTTGAGAAAGGAGGATGATCTTGTCCTTATGAAACAATGCATTCAGCAGTATGATGTATCTCCCGATCTCCGATTTGCATTGCTTACCAGAATCAGATATGCTCATGCCTTTCGCTCTGCCAGAACATGCAGGCTATATAGTAGAATTTGCCTTCTAGCTTTCATTGTGCTAGTTCAATCTAATGATGCACATGATGAGCTTGCATCATTCTTTGCTAATGAGCCAGAGTATACAAACGAGCTGATTAGGATCGTGCGTTCTGAAGAATCTATTCCTGGAACTATTAGAACGCTTGCAATGCTTGCTTTGGGAGCTCAGTTGGCTGCATACATATCATCTCATGAACGTGCTCGGATTTTGAGTGGATCAAGTCTTAGTTTTACAGCCACCCACCGTACAATTCTCCTTAATGTGCTCCAGAAGGCTGTTTTATCTCTAAATGGCTCCGGTGATCCATCATCTCTTGCCTTTGTTGAAGCACTTCTTCAGTTTTATATGCTGAACATAGTTTCATCCTCAACTCAAGGTAATAATATCAGAGGCTGGGGGATGCTTCCAACATTCTTACCACTTTTGAAAGATTCATATCCTAGCCATATGCATCTTGTTTGCTTAGCTGTGAAGACTATTCAAAAGCTCATGGACTATAGTAGTTCAGCGGTGTCTCATTTCAGGGAACTAGGGGGAGTTGAGCTATTAGTGCAGAGATTACAACTGGAAGTTACTAGAGTAATTGGCCTAATGGGAGGAAATGATGAGTCCGTGGTCGTTGGTGAATGCTCAAGAAACAGTGATGACCTGTTGAACACTCAGAAAAGGCTCATTAAGGTTTTATTGAAGGCCCTTGGATCTGCTACATACTCACCTACAAACCCCACTAGATCCCAGAACACACAGGACACTTCTCTTGCTGTCACACTTTCACATATATTCGGAAATGTAGAAAAATTTGGTGGTGACATTTATCACTCAGCTGTGACATTAATGAGTGAGATTATACACAAAGATCCTACTTGCTTGTCCACTTTATTTGAAATGGGTCTTCCGGATTCATTTATATCTTCAGTTGTTGCTGGAGTTATTCCATCTGCTAAGGCTCTCACATGTATTCCTAATGGTCTTGGCGCAATCTGTCTTAATACCAAAGGTGTTGATGCAGTCAAAGAAACTTCCGCACTACGTTTCCTGGTTGACATATTTACCAGTAAGAAATATGTTGTTGCTATGAATGAAGCCATCGTTCCTTTGGCAAATGCAGTGGAAGAGCTTTTGCGCCATGTATCATCATTGAGAAGTGATGGTGTTGATATAATAATTGAAATTGTTCATAAAATTTCCTCTTCAAGGGAGAGTTCTTGCTTGGGAGCTTCAGGAAAACTAAGTGGGACTGCTGCAATGGATATGGATGCTGAGTACAAGGAAACTGATGGGGCTTGCTGTTTGGTCGGTTCGGTCGATCTGGCTGCTGAAGGCATCAGTGATGAGCAGTTCGTCCAATTATGTGTCTTTCACTTGATGGTCTTGGTTCATAGAACAATGGAAAATTCTGAAACATGCCGGTTGTTTGTGGAGAAGTCTGGCATAGATGCATTGTTGAAGCTTTTGTTACAGCCTAGCATTGCCCAGTCATCTGAGGGGATGTCCATTGCCTTGCATAGCACCATGGTTTTCAAGGGTTTTACTCAACATCATTCTGCTCCACTTGCTCGAGCCTTCTGTTCTGCACTGAGGGAACATCTGAAGAAAGCTTTGGCTGGTTTTACTGCCTTCTCTGGATCATTTTTGCTTGATCCCAGGATGAGCCTAGATGAGGGTGTATTTTCATCGCTTTCCCTTGTTGAGTTCCTTTTATTCCTCGCTGCCTCTAAAGACAACCGTTGGGTTACTGCATTGCTGACAGAATTTGCCAATGGTAGCAGAGATGTTCTGGAAGACATTGGACGCGTACACCGTGAAGTAATGTGGCAGATTTCTCTGCTTGAAGATGCCAAACTAGAAATGGAGGAAACTGCAGGAACTTCCACTGAGTTGCCTCAACCAGAAGGCAATTCGAATGAAACTGAAGAGCAGCGGTTTAATTCCTTTAGGCAGTTCCTTGATCCGTTGTTCAGGCGGAGGTCTTCAGGATGGAGCATGGAATCTCAGTTTTTTGACCTCATAAACTTGTATCGTGATTTAGGTCGTGCTACTAGTTTTCATCAAAGAGTCAGCACTGACGGGCCTACGAGCCTCCGTTCTGGATCTACCAGTCAGACACATCATTCTGATTCTTTAGATGCTGCTGGTAAAAAGGAGCTTGACAAACAAAGGTCCTACTATGCGTCTTGCTGTGACATGGTGAGGTCACTCTCCTTTCACATGACTCACCTGTTTCAAGAGCTGGGGAAAGTGATGTTACTTCCTTCTCGGCGACGGGAGGATACGGTGAATATAACCCCATCATCGAAGGCAGTCGCATCAACCTTTGCGTCAATTTCATTGGATCATATGAACTTTGGGAGTCGTATAAATCCCTCTGGATCAGAGTCTTCTGTATCAACCAAATGCCGTTACTTCGGTAAGGTCATTGATTTCATTGATGCGATTCTGATGGACAGGCAAGATTCTTGTAATCCAGTCCTACTAAACTGCTTGTATGGACATGGGGTGATTCAATCAGTCTTGACCACATTTGAGGCTACCAGTCAATTGCTCTTTGCTGTTAATAAGGCTCCTGCTTCTCCCATGGAGACTGATGACGGAAATGTAAAACAGGAAAAGGAAGATACAGAGAACTTATGGATCTATGGTCCTCTAGCTAGCAATGGTAAACTTATGGACCACCTAGTGACCTCATCGTCTATATTGTCTCCTTTTACCAAACACTTGCTCACTCAACCTTTGACAAGTGGCGAAGTTCCTTTTCCACGGGACGCTGAGACTTTTGTAAAGGTGCTTCATTCTATGGTTCTGAAGGCTGTTCTTCCTTTATGGACTCACCCTCAGTTTACTGATTGCAGTAATGATTTTTTGGCAACTGTCATTTCTATCATTAGACACATTTTTTCAGGGGTTGAAGTGAAAAATGTAAATAGCAGTGCCAGTTCTCGTATTAGTGGTCCACCACCTAGTGAAAGCACTATCTCAACCATCGTGGAGATGGGATTTTCTCGGCCAAGGGCGGAAGAGGCTTTGAGGCAAGTGGGATCAAATAGTGTAGAGCTGGCAATGGAGTGGTTATTTTCTCATCCAGAGGAAACacaggaagatgatgaacttgcTCGTGCACTTGCCATGTCCCTGGGAAACTCTGAATCAGACACGAAGGAAGATGCATCGAGTGATGGTGCGCGTCAGCTTGAAGCAGAGACGGTTCATCTTCCTGCTGTGGAGGAGTTGCTATCAACTTGTGTGAAGCTTCTTCAGATGAAAGAATCACTTGCTTTTCCAGTTCATGACTTGCTTATGACGATTTCTTCCCAGAATGAGGGGCAATACAGGTCTAGCATCGTCTCTTTTGTCATTGACCAGCTGAAGAATTGTGGTTCAGTCTCTGACAGTGGACATAATACCCTCCTTTCCGCACTTTTCCATGTTCTTGCTTTAATTCTTCATGAGGATGTTGCAGCCAGGGAAATTGCTTTAACAAATGGGTTGGTAGAACTTGCATCAAATCTACTTGACACATGGTGTTCTGTTCCAGAAGACAAGGAGAAATGTCAGGTTCCTAAGTGGGTAACAGCAGCTTTTCTTGCTGTTGATAGGCTGTTGCAGGTGGATAACAAGTTAAGTACGGAAATTTTGGATCAGTTAAAGAAGGATGATGTGAGCTTCCAGCAGGCATCTATCTCTATTGATGATGATAAGAAAAGTAAATTGCCTCCTGCACTGGGATTATCAGCTAAGCACGTAGATATCCATGACCAGAAGAGACTGATTGAAATTGCTTGCAGTTACATTAGGAATCAGCTACCACCCGAAACTACACATGCTGTTCTGCAGCTATGTGCCACTCTTACCAGAACCCATTCAGTTGCAGTGAGCTTTCTGGATGCTGGGGGTTTGAATTTGCTCTTTTCTTTGCCTACACATAGCCTCTTCTCAGGCTTTGACAATGTTGCCGCCACAATCATCTGTCATGTGCTCGAAGATCCTCAAACGCTGCAGCAAGCAATGGAATCTGAGATACGACACAGCCTTATGGCCGCTGCTAACAGGCATTCCAATGGAAGGGTCACTGCCCGCAACTTCCTACTAAATTTGACTTCTGTCATTTCACGGGATCCAGTTGTTTTCATGCAGGCAGTTCAAGCTGTGTGCCGAGTTGAGATGGTAGGTGAAAGGCCATACGTTGTCTTGCTGAAGGATCGTGACAAAGACAAGAGCAAAGACAAAGAaagggagaaggagaaagagaagccCCAAGCTAATGATGGGAAGCTCTCCTTGG GCAAACTTCCTGATTCAAACTCTAAGAGTGCAAAGGCTCATCGCAGATATCCTCAGAGCTTTGTGAGCGTGATTGAACTTCTCTTGGAGTTGATTTGTACTTTTGAACCGCCCTCGCAAGATGAAGGGACGCAGAGTGCCCCATCATCAACTGACATGGATATCGATGTTGCGGCTGTCAAGGGTAAAGGAAAAGCCGTTGTCAATGCCGTGGACGAGTCTGAAGCTTCTAATGTCGAGGCATCAGTGTCAATTGCTAAAGTTGTATTCGTTTTGAAGCTTATGACTGAGATTCTTTTGATGTATCCTACTTCTGTTCAAGTTCTGCTCCGAAAATATGCTGATTTAATCAGCTGCAGGGGTCCTCATCAGAAAGTTTGTGGTGGAGGAATATATAGTCACGTTCTCCGCAAGTTTCTTCCGTGTGCTAAAGCCTCTAAGAAAGATAAGAAGATTGATGGAGATTGGAGGCATAAACTGTCATCCAGGGCCAGCCAGTTTTTGGTGGCGTCTTGTGTTCGGTCTGCGGAGGCAAGGAGGAGGGTCTTTACAGAAATCACTTACATCTTCAATGATTTTGTTGATACATCTAAAGATTGTAGATCAACAGGCAGTGAGATGCAGGTTTTTGTCGATCTTCTTAATGATGTCCTGGCTGCGCGTTCACCTACTGGCTCTTATATTTCATCAGAAGCCTCTGCTACTTTTGTTGATGTTGGTCTTGTCAAATCACTGACCCAATTTCTCAAGGTTTTGGACCTAGATCATGCTGACTCCCCTAAAGTTGTCACAGGGCTTATAAAAGCTCTTGAGCTTGTCAGCAAGGAGCATGTTCATTCTGTTGATCCTACCACAGGGAAGGGTGAAAGTTCACCCAAAGCTTCTGATCCCAATCAATCTGGTCAAACAGATAACAATGGTGTGGCATCTGAGTCCATGGAAGCAGCATTTCCATCAAATCACGAGCCTCTGGCTGCGGATAATGCTGATCATAGCAATACTCTCCAGACTTTTGGGGGTTCTGAGGCTGTGACAGATGATATGGAGCATGATCAGGATCTTGATGAAGGTTCTGCTCCTGTTAGTGAGGATGACTACATGCATGAATCTTCTGAAGAAGCTAGGGGTCTTGAAAATGGCATCGACACCGTTGGCATACGATTTGAAATCCAGCCTCATGTGCAAGAAAATATTGACGAAGAtgaggacgacgacgatgaGGAGATGTCGGGTGATGATGGGGATGAAGTtgatgaagatgacgatgagGACGATGAGGATCATAATGATCtggaggaagatgaagtacatCATCTTCCCCACCCTGATACTGATCAAGATGAACATGAtatggatgatgatgatgattttgaTGAGGAGGTActggaggaagatgatgaagatgacgagGATGACGAAGACGGTGTTATACTGAGGCTTGAGGAAGGGATTAATGGAATTAACGTATTTGACCATATTGAAGTTCTTGGAAGAAATCATACTTTTCCCAATGAAACTCTGCACTTGATGCCAGTGGAACTTTTTGGCTCGAGACGTCATGGGCGTACCACATCTATTTATAATCTTTTGGGTAGGGGTGGTAGCACCGCAGCTCCCTCCAGGCATCCTCTTTTAACTAGACCAACTTCCTCACTTCACTTATCCTCTCAGAGACATTCAG AAAGTGTGGCCGATATAGTTTTCTCTGATAGGAACACTGAGGGTTCCTCGACGCGGCTGGATTCTGTTTTCCGGTCACTGAGAAGTGGACGTCATGGGCACCGTTTGAACCTCTGGGTGGATGAGAACCAGCAAACAAGCGGTTCAGGTGCAGCTATGATTCCACAAGGTCTAGAAGAGTTGCTTGTTTCCCAGTTGAGAAGGCCAACGGCTGAAAATCCCTCTGAACAGAACACGGTTGCGGAGCTTCAACATGGAGGTGAAGTTACACGGCAGCAGGAATCTGAAGGTAGGCCAGACATTGCTGTTGAAGGCCATGCTAATGATGAACACGGGGACGTACCCCCAACAGAGATGACTGAAGGATCTGAAAATGCTGATATGGGAAATGCACGTGGTGAATCAATGCAAGAACCCGATGCTTCTGCTACTCGGACTCAGCCTGTTGAGATGCAGTTTGAACACAGTGATGCCATTGTACGGGATGTTGAAGCAGTAAGCCAGGAAAGTGGTGGAAGTGGTGCAACTCTTGGAGAAAGTCTTCGGAGCTTGGATGTTGAAATTGGAAGTGCAGATGGCCAGGACGACGGTGGTGAGAGGCAAGGTGGTGCCGAAAGGATTGCTTTGGGTGATCCACAGGCTGCTCGCTCTAGAAGAATCAACGTGTCTATTGGAAATTCTGCGACTGCATCAGCTAGAGAGACATCACTTGATCGTGTGACCGAAGTTCCAGAAAATAGCCAAGAGGCAGAGCATGATGGTCCATCAACCGAGCAACAAATTAACAGCGATGCTGTTTCTGGTTCTATAGATCCTGCATTTTTGGATGCTCTTCCTGAGGAGTTGCGGGCTGAAGTTCTTTCAGCTCAGCAAGGCCAAGTTGCTCAACCTGCAAGTGCTGAGCCACAGAATACAGGAGATATTGACCCAGAGTTTCTGGCAGCCCTTCCCCCAGATATTAGAGCAGAAGTTTTAGCACAACAGCAAGCACAAAGGcttcatcaatctcaagaaCTGGAGGGTCAACCTGTTGAAATGGACACGGTATCAATCATTGCGACATTTCCATCAGAATTGCGggaagag GTACTTCTCACGTCATCTGATGCTATTCTTGCCAATCTCACCCCTGCGCTAGTTGCTGAAGCAAACATGTTGCGTGAGAGATTTGCCAATCGATACCATAATCGTACCCTCTTCGGTATGTATCCTAGAAGCCGTAGAGGTGAGTCATCTAGACGAACTGAAGGTTCGGGATCCAGTATTGAGAGAATTGGTGGAGGCATTGGTTCCCGTAGGTCTTTGGGAGCAAAGCTTGTTGAAGCAGATGGAGCTCCTTTGGTTGATACTGAAGCTCTACAATCAATGATTCGCTTGCTTCGTGTTGTCCAG CCTCTCTATAAGGGACAGCTCCAGCGGCTTCTCTTAAATCTATGTGCTCATAGTGATACCAGAACTGCGCTGGTGAAAATTCTCATGGGCATGCTGATGCTTGATACCAGGAAGCCCATGGATGGTCTAAATGCTCCTGAGGCATCATTCCGTCTCTATGCTTGTCAAAATAACGTGATGTATTCTCGTCCCCAGTCTTTAGACG GAGTCCCTCCTCTGGTATCCCGGCGGGTTCTTGAAACCATGACTTACTTGGCTCGCAATCATCCCTTTGTAGCGAAGATTTTACTACAGCTTAAATTGTCTTGCCAAGTCCATCCTGAATGTTCCGATCAGTCACGTGGGAAAGCTGTAATGGTTATGGAAGAGGAGAACCAGAATCAGGATGAgtgtttgccaattgagttgcTATTGAGGCTTTTGAATCAGCCTTTGTATCTGAGGAGCATAGCACATCTTGAACAG CTGTTAAGTTTATTGGAGGTCATCGTTGATAATGCTGAGAGAAAACAAAGTTCACCCGAGAAGTCTGCAGTATCTGGCACAGTTTCATCCATGCCTGAGGTTCCTACTTTGGATACCACACACACTGAATCTGTTGCCATGTCACCTGGAGTTGGTGTCACATCTGTGAAAATCGACAGTGAGAAGCCTTCAACTTCTgcggaaaaagatgaaaatgatgcTCACTCTATACTTGCTAATTTGCCACAAACAGAACTTTGTCTTCTCTGCTCATTGCTCGCAAAAGAAGG GTTGTCAGATAATGCTTACGGTCTTGTAGCAGAGGTTGTGAAGAAGTTAGTTGTTGCTGCTCCAACTCATTGTCATCTGTTTATAACTGAGTTGGCTAATGCTGTTCAAAGTTTGACCAAATCAGCAATGAATGAGCTACATGTGTTTGGTGAAGCAATAAAAGCACTCCTCAGCATAACTTCTTCCGAAGGAGCTGCAATCTTAAGGGTTCTTCAGGCCTTAAGCTCCCTTGTGGCCACACTGAGAGACAAAGAGAAGGATCAACAGACTCAGGCTCTTCCCGAGGAGTATGCCGCTGCTCTTTCTCAAGTTTCAGACATCAATTCTGCTTTAGAGCCTTTGTGGCTAGAGTTAAGTGCTTGTATAAGCAAGATCGAGACTTATTCGGAATCTTCATTGGATTCACACGCTCCTGGAaaaatttcgaaatctgtacaaTCAAGCATGACGACTCCTCTTCCTGCTGGGACTCAAAATGTCTTGCCGTACATAGAATCTTTTTTTGTGGTGGCTGAAAAGCTGCATCCTGGACAAACAGGTCCTGGTCATGACTTAGGGATGGCTGCAGTTTCTGAGGTTGATGATGTTGGCACAAGTACTGGTCAGCATAAAGCCCTCTATACTTCTGGAAGAACTGATGAAAAGCATGTTGCTTTTGTTAAGTTCTCAGAGAGGCATAGGAAGCTGTTGAATGCCTTCATTCGACAAAACCCTGGGTTGCTTGAGAAGTCCTTTGCTCTCTTATTGAAAGTTCCTCGCTTCATCGATTTTGACAACAAACGTGCTCATTTCAGATCAAAGATAAAGCATCAGCATGACCATCATCATAGTCCTCTAAGAATTTCAGTTAGAAGAGCATACATTCTTGAGGATTCATATAATCAATTGCGCTTGAGATCAACTCAGGATTTGAAGGGGAGATTGACTGTTCACTTCCAAGGAGAGGAAGGTATTGATGCAGGTGGACTTACGAGAGAATGGTATCAGTTGCTGTCCAGGGTCATTTTTGACAAGGGGGCACTGCTGTTTACAACAGTTGGAAATGAATCGACGTTTCAGCCAAATCCTAATTCTGTTTACCAAACTGAGCATCTCTCGTACTTCAAATTTGTTGGCCGAGTT gTTGGCAAAGCACTCTTTGATGGGCAGCTCTTGGATGTCCATTTCACTCGATCCTTCTATAAGCATATCTTGGGGGCTAAGGTTACCTATCATGACATTGAGGCAATTGATCCTCATTACTTTAAAAACCTGAAGTGGATGCTTGAG AATGACATAACTGATGTACTGGACCTTACATTTAGCATTGATGCTGATGAGGAGAAGTTGATATTATATGAGAGAACAGAA GTAACTGATCATGAATTGATTCCAAATGGACGGAATACGAAAGTCACAGAGGAGAACAAGCACCAGTATGTTGATTTGGTTGCTGAGCATCGGTTAACAACTGCTATTCGTCCTCAAATTAATGCTTTTATGGAAGGCTTCAAGGAACTGATTCCTAGGGATCTAATCTCTATATTTAACGATAAGGAATTCGAGTTACTAATAAGTGGGCTCCCCGATATTGACT TGGATGACTTGAGGGCAAATACCGAGTACTCGGGTTATAGTGCTGCATCTCCTGTGATTCAGTGGTTCTGGGAGGTTGTGCATGGTTTTAGCAAGGAAGATAAGGCACGACTCTTGCAATTTGTTACTGGCACTTCAAAG GTACCTTTGGAGGGCTTTAGTGCTCTTCAAGGAATTTCTGGCTGTCAAAAGTTTCAGATCCACAAGGCTTATGGAAGCCCTGATCACTTGCCTTCAGCTCATACTTG CTTCAATCAGTTGGATTTACCCGAATATCCATCCAAAGAGCACCTGGAGGAGAGGCTGCTGCTTGCAATTCATGAAGCAAATGAAGGTTTTGGGTTCGGTTAA